In Micromonospora sp. NBC_01813, the following are encoded in one genomic region:
- a CDS encoding WXG100 family type VII secretion target: MPLMYYVDMDAVRAAIATIRTERDTIDELLTGIEGRLDGATTVWSGPAASTFAGLSQQLIDANKDLIDALDSIVARMQTTVDNYQQTETANYYTVGGS; encoded by the coding sequence ATGCCGCTGATGTACTACGTGGACATGGATGCGGTCCGCGCCGCGATCGCGACCATCAGGACCGAACGCGACACCATCGATGAGCTGCTGACCGGCATCGAGGGGCGGTTGGACGGAGCGACCACCGTCTGGTCCGGACCGGCCGCCTCGACCTTCGCCGGGCTGTCGCAACAGCTGATCGACGCGAACAAGGATCTGATCGACGCCCTCGACTCGATCGTCGCCCGGATGCAGACGACGGTCGACAACTATCAGCAGACCGAGACCGCGAACTACTACACCGTCGGGGGATCCTGA
- a CDS encoding WXG100 family type VII secretion target codes for MPLADSPLGENPVYNNSTISCYISTLSDDGLMTLYYAGQVAESLERIVNALNGLAEAGAWLGPSATGAQQLFDTFNAAASELFNDEPPGLLAVVGVNLRRAALNYDMAESEIVTMFGTFVDAVGGGGGGGGGGGGGGGGGGGGGGGGGGGGGGGDDPAGGPQNGTPNPVVLTPVPGT; via the coding sequence ATGCCCCTGGCCGACAGTCCGCTCGGCGAGAACCCGGTCTACAACAACAGCACCATCTCCTGCTACATCTCGACATTGTCCGACGACGGCCTCATGACGCTGTACTACGCGGGTCAGGTCGCCGAGAGTCTGGAACGGATCGTCAACGCACTGAACGGTCTGGCCGAGGCCGGGGCCTGGCTCGGACCGAGCGCCACCGGCGCGCAGCAACTGTTCGACACCTTCAACGCGGCAGCCAGCGAGCTGTTCAACGACGAACCCCCCGGCCTGCTCGCGGTCGTCGGCGTCAACCTGCGTCGGGCCGCGCTCAACTACGACATGGCCGAGTCCGAGATCGTGACGATGTTCGGCACCTTCGTCGACGCCGTCGGAGGCGGCGGCGGTGGCGGTGGCGGAGGAGGCGGCGGCGGCGGTGGCGGTGGCGGAGGAGGCGGCGGAGGAGGCGGCGGCGGCGGAGGAGGCGACGACCCGGCCGGCGGCCCGCAGAACGGCACCCCGAACCCTGTCGTACTCACCCCCGTTCCCGGGACCTGA
- the eccCa gene encoding type VII secretion protein EccCa yields MTPDTVPTIRLLHRAARTVLPLLPQGRLTVAAPPTNLPSNGGVTMITLLLPLLSTIAMAGYMITLGHRWMVVAGIAFIAVSIVSTFGMRYQMSSSARRQRARQRIRYHGHLRGIRRDAREVAAVQRAAVVVAHPSPQRLLAIANHRRRLWERRPTDPDFLRIRIGLGSGPLCVPVALSSRADPMADTDQDLSGAAEAVLREVGTVGRQPGLIDVGRAGVVTVIGPSEAARGVGRAVLCQVAALHAPEDVAIVICAPDAGQHWEWAKWLPHVRTGGPTGDGADGPGAIAPAAVSEDLYALIDVLSPWLARLSAADEPLLLSRTEPDPGRRLLLVIDGYDPASDWVREPVLTGLLARAGKTSGVGVVCLVNHPSRQPPRADVRVNVDDTGRFALDGRPELVAPVDGAVSDAPTPVLAECLARAMAPLRLRPPRAGELVESISVPELLGLSGDEVVGTDRWLPPGSDELLRAPIGIDSEGRPLLLDLKESAQGGVGPHGLVIGATGSGKSELLRTLLVGLAMTHPPDLLSFVLVDFKGGATFANAVDLPHVAGLITNLADDMALVDRVRAALVGEQQRRQRLLRDAGNVDSVREYQVRRAAGGTDVAGAPLPALPYLLVIVDEFGELLTGRPDFIELFVQIGRVGRSLGIHLLLASQRLDEGRLRGLESHLSYRIGLRTFSAAESRAVLGTADAYLLPPLPGSAYLKVDESAYRRFRVSHVSGPAWPPARPAGPVRVTPAPFALLTTGAAVGDPPAVDPAGVDPPAGGPSTMDLVTAALSRVDAVAHQVWLPPLPPAIALGTVLGPVGESPERGLQAEGWPWPGGLRVPLGVLDQPATQQQSAMSADFTTAGNLAVVGAPQTGKSTLLRTTLLALMLTHTPDEAQFACVDLGGGGLRALAAAPHIAGVAGRRDVELARRVLLDTRRLVDERERIFAELGIDSAVRWRQLRARGGLPADVRAADVFLVLDNWPAIRAEFDLADEIVVDVAARGLGVGVHVLLTANRWFDVRSNLRDSFAGRLELRLNDPAESEISRPAARALGDVVAGRGLAPPGVPYQALLPRVDGADTADGLAEALDEVIGKLAAGWSGPAAPEVRVLPRRLPAAQLPVDPDVPGVPVGQDEVGLAPVYLDLTSDDPHLVVLGDSGAGKTQFLRTWMAAMARRYTAWQIRFVVVDYRRTLLGAVSDDYLGAYAADPTAAREYLQQVDSKLAERMPPPGMSGADLARRDWWQGPQLFVVVDDHDLVGGQNSPLAPFVERLPHGHDLGFHVVVARRVSGSSRGFAVDQLLARLREQQPAALILPGDSREGVLFGGHRAQAGPPGRGRLLRRSHPDTVIQVAVEEA; encoded by the coding sequence ATGACCCCCGACACCGTACCCACGATCCGGCTGCTGCACCGCGCCGCGCGCACCGTACTGCCGCTGCTGCCCCAGGGCCGGCTCACCGTGGCGGCACCGCCGACCAACCTACCCAGCAACGGTGGCGTCACGATGATCACGCTGCTGCTACCGCTGCTCAGCACGATCGCCATGGCCGGCTACATGATCACTTTGGGCCACCGATGGATGGTGGTGGCAGGCATCGCGTTCATCGCCGTGTCGATCGTGTCGACCTTCGGCATGCGCTACCAGATGAGCTCCAGCGCCCGACGTCAGCGCGCCCGCCAACGGATCCGCTACCACGGCCACCTGCGGGGTATCCGACGCGACGCCCGAGAGGTCGCCGCCGTGCAACGCGCCGCCGTCGTCGTGGCCCACCCGTCGCCGCAACGGCTGCTGGCCATCGCCAACCATCGGCGCCGGCTGTGGGAACGCCGCCCGACCGACCCGGACTTCCTGCGGATTCGCATCGGCCTCGGCAGCGGGCCGCTCTGCGTACCGGTGGCCTTGTCGTCCCGGGCCGACCCGATGGCCGACACGGATCAGGACCTCTCCGGCGCGGCCGAAGCAGTGCTGCGGGAGGTCGGTACGGTCGGCCGGCAACCCGGCCTCATCGACGTGGGACGAGCCGGCGTGGTCACCGTGATCGGTCCGTCCGAGGCGGCCCGTGGGGTCGGTCGGGCGGTCCTGTGCCAGGTCGCCGCGTTGCACGCGCCCGAGGACGTGGCGATCGTGATCTGCGCGCCGGACGCCGGACAGCACTGGGAGTGGGCCAAGTGGCTGCCGCACGTGCGGACCGGAGGTCCGACCGGCGACGGCGCGGACGGCCCCGGCGCGATCGCTCCCGCTGCCGTCTCCGAAGACCTGTACGCCCTGATCGATGTGCTTTCCCCCTGGCTGGCCCGGCTCTCGGCCGCCGACGAACCGCTGCTGCTGTCGCGCACCGAGCCCGACCCCGGCCGGCGACTGCTGCTGGTGATCGACGGATACGACCCGGCCAGTGACTGGGTCCGCGAGCCGGTCCTCACCGGGCTGCTGGCCCGGGCCGGGAAGACCAGCGGGGTCGGCGTGGTGTGCCTGGTGAACCATCCGTCCCGCCAGCCGCCGCGCGCCGACGTCCGGGTCAACGTCGACGACACCGGCCGGTTCGCCCTCGACGGTCGCCCGGAACTCGTCGCCCCGGTGGACGGCGCGGTCAGCGACGCCCCGACACCGGTCCTCGCCGAATGTCTGGCCCGGGCGATGGCACCGCTCCGGTTGCGCCCGCCCCGAGCCGGTGAGCTGGTCGAGTCGATCTCCGTACCGGAACTGCTCGGTCTGTCCGGCGACGAGGTGGTCGGCACCGACCGGTGGCTGCCACCGGGCAGCGACGAACTGCTCCGGGCACCGATCGGGATCGACAGCGAGGGCAGACCGCTGCTTCTCGACCTCAAGGAGTCCGCGCAGGGCGGCGTCGGACCGCACGGTCTGGTCATCGGCGCCACCGGCTCCGGCAAGAGCGAACTGCTGCGTACGCTGCTGGTGGGCTTGGCGATGACGCACCCGCCGGATCTGCTCAGTTTCGTGCTCGTCGACTTCAAGGGCGGCGCGACCTTCGCCAACGCCGTTGACCTGCCGCACGTCGCGGGCCTGATCACCAACCTGGCCGACGACATGGCGCTGGTGGACCGGGTCCGCGCCGCGCTCGTCGGGGAACAGCAGCGCCGGCAGCGCCTGCTGCGCGACGCCGGCAACGTCGACTCGGTACGCGAGTACCAGGTGCGCCGGGCCGCCGGCGGTACGGACGTCGCCGGTGCCCCGCTGCCGGCCCTGCCGTACCTGCTGGTCATCGTCGACGAGTTCGGGGAGCTGCTGACCGGGCGGCCGGACTTCATCGAGCTGTTCGTACAGATCGGTCGGGTCGGCCGCAGTCTCGGCATCCACCTGCTGCTGGCCAGCCAACGGCTCGACGAGGGCCGGCTGCGCGGTCTGGAGTCGCACCTGTCGTACCGCATCGGCCTGCGGACGTTCAGCGCCGCCGAGAGCCGCGCGGTGCTCGGCACCGCCGACGCGTACCTGCTGCCCCCGCTGCCCGGGTCGGCGTACCTGAAGGTGGACGAGTCGGCGTACCGCCGGTTCCGGGTCTCGCACGTCTCCGGCCCGGCCTGGCCACCGGCCCGCCCGGCCGGGCCGGTCCGCGTCACTCCGGCACCGTTCGCCCTGCTCACCACCGGCGCGGCGGTCGGCGACCCGCCGGCGGTCGACCCGGCCGGCGTCGACCCCCCGGCCGGCGGACCCTCCACCATGGATCTCGTGACGGCCGCGTTGTCGCGCGTCGACGCCGTGGCCCACCAGGTGTGGCTGCCCCCGCTGCCACCGGCGATCGCCCTGGGTACGGTCCTCGGCCCGGTCGGTGAGTCGCCCGAGCGCGGGCTACAGGCCGAGGGTTGGCCGTGGCCGGGCGGGCTGCGGGTGCCGCTCGGCGTACTCGACCAGCCGGCGACCCAGCAGCAGTCCGCCATGTCGGCCGACTTCACCACCGCCGGGAACCTGGCCGTGGTCGGCGCCCCGCAGACCGGCAAGAGCACGCTGCTGCGCACCACCCTGCTGGCGCTGATGCTCACCCACACCCCGGACGAGGCCCAGTTCGCCTGCGTCGACCTGGGCGGCGGTGGGCTGCGGGCGCTGGCCGCCGCCCCGCACATCGCCGGGGTCGCCGGCCGCCGCGACGTGGAGTTGGCCCGCCGGGTGCTGCTCGACACCCGGCGGCTGGTCGACGAACGGGAACGGATCTTCGCCGAGTTGGGCATCGACTCGGCCGTCCGCTGGCGGCAGCTGCGCGCCCGCGGCGGACTTCCCGCCGACGTCCGCGCGGCCGACGTGTTCCTGGTGCTGGACAACTGGCCCGCCATCCGGGCCGAGTTCGACCTCGCCGACGAGATCGTCGTGGACGTGGCCGCTCGTGGGCTGGGCGTCGGGGTGCACGTGCTGCTCACGGCGAACCGCTGGTTCGATGTCCGGTCCAACCTGCGCGACAGCTTCGCCGGCCGGCTCGAACTGCGGCTCAACGATCCGGCGGAGAGTGAGATCAGCCGGCCCGCCGCCCGGGCACTCGGTGACGTCGTCGCCGGTCGCGGCCTCGCCCCACCCGGCGTGCCGTACCAGGCGCTGCTGCCCCGGGTCGACGGTGCCGACACCGCCGACGGGTTGGCCGAGGCGCTCGATGAGGTGATCGGCAAGCTGGCCGCCGGGTGGAGCGGGCCAGCCGCCCCCGAGGTACGTGTCCTGCCCCGCCGGCTCCCGGCCGCGCAGTTGCCCGTCGACCCCGATGTTCCTGGTGTCCCGGTCGGCCAGGACGAGGTCGGTCTCGCCCCGGTGTACCTCGACCTGACCTCCGACGACCCGCACCTGGTCGTGCTCGGCGACTCCGGCGCCGGCAAGACGCAGTTCCTGCGGACCTGGATGGCCGCCATGGCCCGCCGGTACACGGCCTGGCAGATCCGGTTCGTGGTGGTGGACTACCGACGCACCCTGCTCGGCGCGGTCAGTGACGACTACCTCGGCGCCTACGCCGCCGACCCGACGGCGGCCCGCGAGTACCTGCAGCAGGTCGACAGCAAGCTCGCCGAACGAATGCCGCCGCCGGGCATGAGCGGTGCGGATCTGGCCCGCCGCGACTGGTGGCAGGGACCTCAACTGTTCGTCGTGGTCGACGACCACGACCTGGTCGGCGGCCAGAACTCGCCGCTCGCCCCGTTCGTCGAGCGACTGCCGCACGGCCACGATCTCGGGTTCCACGTCGTCGTGGCCCGACGGGTCTCCGGTAGCTCCCGTGGCTTCGCGGTGGATCAGCTGTTGGCACGGTTGCGTGAGCAGCAGCCAGCCGCGCTGATCCTGCCCGGCGACAGCCGCGAGGGGGTGCTGTTCGGCGGCCACCGGGCGCAGGCCGGGCCGCCCGGCCGGGGCCGGTTGCTGCGCCGCTCCCACCCGGACACCGTGATCCAGGTGGCGGTCGAGGAGGCTTGA